From one Musa acuminata AAA Group cultivar baxijiao chromosome BXJ2-6, Cavendish_Baxijiao_AAA, whole genome shotgun sequence genomic stretch:
- the LOC135614248 gene encoding probable nucleoredoxin 1-1 has translation MAAEKWHYNVVSLLSGTERDFLIRNNGEKVAISSLDGKKFGLFLSDICYERIVTDDLIKVYNQLSSEGRDFEIVFVSCDSCMETFNRYFSDMPWLAVPFADSDTRERLHDHFGSFEEYYPAQLVIYDAAIGMVVNEEGLRAVAKYGVNGYPFTVNRFYELEAAAKKEQSLRSLLVSPSRDYLISNDGSKVAVSDLEGKIVAFYFWFNIPDKYGGPHKLTLVLAEIYRKLKEAGESFEVVLVPLDDNKSSYEQGLASMPWLAIPFEDEGCEKLVRYFELWPFHLPTVLVIGADGKIMLKNYDRLISKYGVLAWEAFPFSKEQLDLLPEKAKAAQTLESLLVAGDLDYVIVKEGLKVPVKELVGKTILFFFAMSDSFHCQKFLPKLIEAYHKIKRMDSAFEVIFVPMGYMDSGAFEFFLRMPWLAVPVDDERIRSLENTLEAHYVNTLVVVGPTGQTITENAATSLKMYGADAYLFSEERIKEVEMAQTLESLLVVGDLDYVIGKEGLKVPVKELVGKTILLFFSIRMSGKCRGFLPYLIEEYHKIKRKDSAFEVVNISMDKDQDSFEEFFSGMPWLSLPFGDERKKSLKCTFQVNILYPSLVAIGPTGRTSTRNAMHSLATHGADAYPFSEERIKELDQKIDEMAKGWPEKRKHEQHKHGKLEWSCLHGLYRCGDCHKIGSGWCYLCSMCSFGLHPKCALKEEKKEEEEHDEGSECDGEVYNDFEDSENSEDSEDYEDSE, from the exons ATGGCAGCGGAGAAGTGGCATTACAATGTGGTGTCGCTGCTCTCCGGAACGGAGAGGGACTTTCTCATCCGTAACAATGGCGAGAAG GTAGCCATCAGCAGTCTTGACGGGAAAAAGTTTGGTCTCTTCTTGTCGGACATCTGTTACGAAAGAATCGTCACTGATGATCTGATCAAAGTATACAATCAGCTGTCCTCGGAGGGCCGCGATTTCGAGATTGTCTTCGTGTCATGTGATTCATGCATGGAGACCTTCAATAGGTACTTCTCAGATATGCCATGGTTGGCAGTCCCATTTGCGGACTCCGACACACGCGAAAGGCTACATGATCATTTCGGCAGTTTCGAGGAGTATTATCCCGCTCAGCTTGTCATCTATGATGCCGCTATTGGCATGGTCGTTAACGAAGAAGGTCTCCGAGCTGTGGCAAAATATGGTGTAAACGGGTATCCATTTACTGTTAACAGGTTCTACGAGTTGGAGGCGGCTGCTAAGAAGGAACAGAGTCTTCGAAGTCTGTTGGTTTCGCCGTCCCGGGACTACTTGATCTCCAATGATGGATCCAAG GTTGCCGTGTCGGATCTCGAAGGAAAGATTGTGGCTTTTTACTTCTGGTTTAATATTCCTGATAAATACGGCGGTCCCCATAAGTTGACTCTGGTGCTGGCTGAAATCTATAGGAAGCTTAAGGAAGCCGGGGAGAGCTTCGAAGTTGTGCTGGTGCCATTAGATGATAATAAATCATCCTATGAACAAGGCCTGGCAAGCATGCCATGGCTCGCGATTCCTTTCGAAGACGAGGGTTGTGAGAAGCTTGTCCGCTACTTTGAGCTCTGGCCCTTCCATTTACCAACCGTGCTTGTGATTGGTGCCGATGGGAAGATTATGCTTAAAAATTACGATAGGCTCATCTCCAAGTATGGAGTTTTAGCATGGGAAGCATTCCCGTTCTCTAAGGAGCAACTGGATTTATTGCCAGAGAAGGCAAAGGCTGCACAAACACTGGAATCTCTTCTTGTTGCTGGGGACCTCGATTATGTCATTGTGAAAGAAGGCTTGAAG GTTCCAGTGAAGGAGCTTGTTGGCAAGaccatcctcttcttctttgcaATGAGTGATTCGTTTCATTGCCAGAAATTTCTTCCCAAGCTGATCGAGGCATATCACAAGATCAAGCGCATGGACAGTGCTTTCGAGGTGATCTTCGTCCCTATGGGCTATATGGATTCGGGTGCTTTCGAGTTCTTCTTACGCATGCCTTGGTTGGCGGTGCCGGTGGATGATGAGAGAATAAGATCTTTGGAGAACACTTTAGAAGCTCATTACGTCAACACCCTGGTTGTCGTTGGTCCTACAGGTCAAACGATCACAGAGAACGCCGCAACTTCGTTGAAGATGTATGGAGCTGATGCCTACCTGTTCAGTGAAGAGAGGATCAAGGAGGTAGAGATGGCACAGACACTGGAATCTCTTCTTGTTGTTGGGGACCTCGATTATGTTATTGGGAAAGAAGGGTTGAAG GTTCCGGTGAAGGAGCTTGTTGGCAAGaccatcctcctcttcttctccattCGCATGTCCGGTAAATGTCGTGGATTTCTTCCCTATCTGATCGAGGAATATCACAAGATCAAGCGCAAGGACAGTGCTTTCGAGGTGGTCAACATCTCGATGGACAAGGATCAGGATTCCTTTGAGGAGTTCTTCTCCGGCATGCCTTGGTTGTCGCTGCCGTTCGGTGATGAGAGGAAGAAATCTTTGAAATGTACTTTCCAAGTCAATATCCTCTACCCCTCCTTGGTTGCCATTGGTCCTACAGGTCGAACTAGCACAAGGAACGCCATGCATTCGTTGGCGACCCATGGAGCCGATGCCTACCCGTTCAGCGAAGAGAGGATCAAGGAGTTGGACCAGAAGATAGACGAGATGGCAAAAGGATGGCCTGAGAAGAGGAAGCATGAGCAACACAAGCATGGGAAGTTGGAGTGGAGCTGCCTGCACGGCCTGTATAGGTGTGGTGACTGCCACAAGATTGGAAGTGGATGGTGCTACTTGTGCTCCATGTGCAGTTTCGGTCTCCACCCCAAATGTGCactgaaggaggagaagaaggaagaggaagaacatgATGAAGGATCTGAGTGTGATGGAGAGGTTTACAACGATTTCGAAGATTCTGAAAATTCCGAAGATTCCGAAGATTATGAAGATTCTGAATAA
- the LOC135614251 gene encoding uncharacterized protein LOC135614251: MGQKCGYWDWCTPFQILWDKKQMAMNKDIGKGVYDFLELSRETSSGEATGRYLADVDEMAEENGICLSPDLDGCMTFDDVEYNFQKRIGLVNGKSGESSWEVDPVSVKSGNREGWGDKESTHVDNCESPATKHNVWSSWDSIQVKQKTVESENLAGDTVPGEDMDAQKHSGTADESVAWGKWTADGNSTAWDKLSHRNCWNEASKTKVDLKHGDERD; the protein is encoded by the exons ATGGGGCAAAAATGTGGCTATTGGGACTGGTGCACACCATTCCAGATTCTTTGGGATAAGAAACAG ATGGCAATGAACAAAGATATTGGAAAAGGAGTCTATGACTTTCTGGAGTTATCAAGGGAGACATCCAGTGGAGAAGCAACTGGCAGATATCTAGCAGATGTTGATGAAATGGCAGAAGAAAATGGAATTTGTCTATCACCTGACCTCGATGGATGTATGACTTTTGATGATGTTGAGTACAACTTTCAGAAAAGGATTGGCCTGGTAAATGGAAAATCTGGCGAGTCTAGCTGGGAAGTGGATCCAGTTTCGGTCAAGTCAGGTAACCGGGAGGGATGGGGAGATAAAGAATCAACTCATGTGGACAACTGTGAATCCCCAGCAACCAAACATAATGTTTGGTCTAGTTGGGATTCCATCCAAGTGAAACAAAAGACTGTTGAATCTGAGAATCTGGCAGGTGATACTGTACCTGGTGAAGATATGGATGCACAGAAACATTCTGGCACAGCAGATGAGTCTGTTGCATGGGGGAAATGGACGGCAGACGGGAACTCAACTGCCTGGGACAAATTGTCTCACAGGAATTGTTGGAATGAGGCAAGCAAGACCAAGGTGGATTTGAAACATGGTGATGAGAGAGATTAG